Part of the Kitasatospora cineracea genome is shown below.
CAGACAGACACCGACGGCGAGGCCGATGCTGGCGAAGTTCGCCCCGGCCAGGCGCAGCAGCCCGAGAGCGGCCAGCGCCCCGAGCACGACGCCGCCGATCTGCCGCAGACCCTGCGCCAGCGTCCTCAGCACCGTGAGTTGGACGGTCAGCAGGGCCGCCAGCGGCGCGAGGACGGGCTGCTCGTCCTCCCCCAGCAGCAGGACCGCGGCCTCCCACGCCAGCGCGCAGGCCACCGCCACCCGGGCGGTCTGCACGACCGACTCGCGGTGCGACCGGACCGCTCGCACGGGGTGGCGCAGTGCGCGGCCGAGGGCCCGCCACGCCTCCTCCGCCCTCCTGCGCCACGCCGTCACCGGGCCGGGGGCGGTCACGGCAGGTCGGGCATCGGGGCGAGCGAGGCGGTGCAGAAGGCGCACCGGCTCGCCCGGGCCGGGATCGCGGACAGGCACTCGGGGCAGTCCCGCTTGGGCGCCTGGACGTCCTGGTGCGGGGCGAAGCGCTCGTGCAGCTTGTTGAACGGCAGCACGACCACGAAGTAGAGCACCAGCGCGGTGAGCAGCAGGGTGATCGAGGCGTCGATGAACCCGCCGTACGGGAACTCCACGTGGTGGATCCTGACGGTGCGGCGGCTGAAGTCACCCACCGCACCGGTGGCCAGGCCGACCAACGGGGTGAGGAAGGCGCGGACCAGGGCGGTGACGACACCCGAGAACGCCGCTCCGATCACCACGCCCACGGCAAGGTCGACGACGTTGCCCCGTAGAACGAAGCCGCGGAAACCCTTCACAGCCACTCATCCTCCCCTTCGCCTCCGCCTGCACCGACCATCGCGGGACACCGCAGCAGCCACTGCGCGCGGGTGCGCCCGGCAGCCTTCTGCCCGGTCGGCCTTCCCGCACACCGCCGAGGTTGCGCGGGCAGTCCGCCGCACCGCACCGCGCTCGTGCACGGCCAGGCTCCGTCCGGCCGATCACCTGCGGCGTACGGAGGCCGTCCCTCGGGCCGAAGCTCGCCGGGAGGATTTCCCCTTCGCCCGGATCCCGCGACTCCCGACGTCCGACGGGTCTGCGCCCATGACCGGCCGGCGCGGACGGTCCCGGATGGGTCGGACGGCTTGCCGATCGGCCGGGCAACGTGCCGAATCAGTAGGAGCCAGGCATACCGGTCAGGGACCGGGGCGGGCGGAACAAGGCCGATCAAACGACTCGAAGGTGAGTACAGCGATGAGCAAGGTGCAGGAATCCATCGACGTGGACGTGCCGATCAGCACCGCGTACAACCAGTGGACGCAGTTCGAGGACTTCCCGAAGTTCATGGACGGCGTGGAGGAGATCACCCAGACCGACGACCGGCACAACCACTGGAAGACGAAGAT
Proteins encoded:
- the mscL gene encoding large conductance mechanosensitive channel protein MscL, with protein sequence MKGFRGFVLRGNVVDLAVGVVIGAAFSGVVTALVRAFLTPLVGLATGAVGDFSRRTVRIHHVEFPYGGFIDASITLLLTALVLYFVVVLPFNKLHERFAPHQDVQAPKRDCPECLSAIPARASRCAFCTASLAPMPDLP